In Pseudomonas flavescens, the sequence TCAAGCAATTGGCGACCAGAGCCCTGATGAGTGAACGTACCTTCTTGCGCCGTTTCAGCGAAGCCACCGGCCTCTCACCCAAGAGCTGGCTGCAGCACATGCGCATGGCACAGGCCCGAGCACTTCTGGAAAGCACCGGCCTGAACAGCGAGCAGATCGCTGAGCGCTGTGGTTTCAGTTCGGTGGAAAGTTTTCGGGTGGCGTTTCGAAAGGTGGTCGGCCTGGCGCCCTCGTTCTATCGGGAACGCTTTGGCCAGCGCCAAGGCCACGATTGAAGCGGGCGCAGAACCGCACAACGGGTGCAGCGATGAAGCGCAGCCGCCTGTGTCATGGCGCAGCGAGAACGCAACAGGGCAAGCGACCGGCATTACCCTGAGGTAGATACCGGCCCTTGCCCTGTGCGGTTTCAGCAGTACGAAAATGGAGCCCGACTCAGGTCTCGACACCCTCCTTGAAGGAAGGCGACGGCTTCTCGGCGTCGCGTTCGGGTTGGTCCTTGCCTGCTTCATCCTCGGGTTGGCCGAGCAGTTCGCTGGTGGATTTCTGCACCTGATCGATCTGCTCGTTGAAGGCGTTGAGGGTGTCGCTGACCGCTTCGCGGGCGATGTCCTGCACGGCCTGCTCGGCCTTGTCGGTGAGTTTCTGCGCCGACTCTTCGGCGACATCGCAACCCGCCGTGGTCAGACCGATCACGGCTACCAGAACCAGCGCAGCGATGGGTGATGGATTCATGGGTCATCTCCAGAGGTGATGAAGGCCCCGGCAAGCCGGGGCACAAGAACGTTACTGACGGGGCGTTTCGGCTTCGACGGCAGGCGGGTCGTTGCGGGTTTTCCACAGCGACAGCAGCACGCCACCGATCAGCAGGCCGAGCGTGACGCTCAGCGAGATCACCGGCGGCGTCTTGCCGATGATGCCGACCAGGAAGATCTTCGCGCCGATGAACACCAGCACCAGAGCCAGGGCGTACTTGAGGTAGGCGAAGCGATGGATCATCGCCGCCAGGGCGAAGTACAGCGCGCGCAGCCCCAGGATCGCGAAGATGTTCGAGGTGTAGACGATGAACGGGTCCTGGGTGATGGCGAAGATCGCCGGCACGCTGTCGATCGCGAACACCAGGTCGGCACACTCGATCAGCACCAGCGCCAGGAACAGCGGCGTGGCCCAGCGCACCATACGGCCCTTCTCATCCGGCTGACGCACGAAGAAGCGGCCCTCGTGCAGACGGTCGGTGACGCGCATGTGCTTGCGCAGGAATTTCACCATGCTGTTCTCGGCCAGGTCCGGGTGATCGTCGACCTTGCTGAACAGCATCTTCACGCCGGTCAGCAGCAGGAAGGCGCCGAACACGTAGAGGATCCAGCTGAACTCGGCGATCAGCGCGGCGCCCAGACCGATCATGATCGCGCGCAGCACGATCACCCCGAGGATGCCCCAGAACAGCACCTCGTGCTGGTACTTACGCGGGATGGCCAGGAAGCTGAAGATCATCGCCATGAGAAACACGTTGTCCATGGACAGCGATTTCTCGATCAGGAAACCGGTATAGAAATCCATACCGGAAGCGGCGCCCTTCATGTGCCAGACCCACAGGCCGAACAGCAGGCCTGCGGTGATGTAGCCGCCGGACAGCAAGAGGCTTTCCTTGACGCCGATTTCGCGGTGCTCACGGTGAAGCACCCCGAGGTCGAAGACCAGCAGGCTGATGACGATGGTGATGAAGATGAGCCACAACCAGGTGGCAGTGCCGAGGAACTCGGCCATCAGAAACGGTTCTAGGGTGCTCATAAGCCCCTCCTAAGTCAGAGTTGTACAAACTGCAACTCCGACATGGCAGCTTTTCAGCTGTCAGAGGGGCCCGGTGTCGCCGCGCCAATTTATCAGGCGCAACGGCGCACTCAAGTGCCGACTCATTGCAAATTATCTCAAGCGCATCGACACCTGAGCGGCGCTCGCAAGATCAATCCGCGATGGCGTTCAACTCTGCCAATGTCTCGTCCGACAGCTGCAACCCGCCCACTGCGAGGTTTTCACGCAGATGGGTGAGCGATGAGGTCCCGGGGATCAGCAGGATGTTCGCGGAGCGACGCCGCAGCCAGGCCAACGCCAGTTGCATGGGCGTTACGCCAAGGCGCTGTGCAACGCTCGACAGCGTGGAAGACTGCACGGGTGAGAATCCGCCGAGCGGGAAGAACGGCACATAGGCAATGCCATCGCGAGCCAGCTCGTCGATCATCGCGTTATCGTGCTGATGAGCGATGTTGTAGTGGTTCTGAACGCAAACCACGCTGACGATACTGCGTGCTTGCGCCAGCTGCGTCGGCGTGACGTTGCTGATGCCGACATGACGCAGCAGCCCTTGCTGCTGAAGCTCCGCGATGGCTTCCAGCGGCTCGGCGATGCAGCCCTCCGCCGGCCCCATCGGGCCGTGCATCGCACGGAAATTCACCACATCGAGTACGTCCACACCAAGATTGCGCAGGTTGTCATGCACGGCCTGGGTCAGCTCCGCCTTTGACACCGCAGGCAGCCACGCACCCTGGCCATCGCGACGAGCACCGATCTTGGTGACGATGGTGAGCTCATCTCTGTAGGGATGCAGGGCTTCGCGGATGATCTGGTTGGTGACGTGCGGCCCGTAGTAATCGCTGGTGTCGATGTGGTTCACGCCGGCTGCGACGGCTTTACGCAATACGGCAAGCGCGGCAACCCGGTCCTTGGGTGGGCCGAATACGCCGGGGCCGGCCAACTGCATGGCGCCATAGCCGACTCGATTCACCTCACGGTCGCCGAGAATGAAAGTGCCGCTGTTGTCTGCGCTGCTCATATCGATCGCTCTTGCTTCGCTGGGGGAGAACTATGATATGAAGGATCCTTCAGGTTTTAGAATTCGCATTCCATGAGCAACCCAACCGCATCGCTAAAGCCAAGAAAATCAGCGGTTCAAGCCAGATCGGCTGCCACTGTCGCGGCTCTGCACACCGCCACCCTTCAGGTTTTGACACAACAGGGCCTGATCCGCTGCACCACGACCCGGGTGGCCGAGCGCGCCGGCATGTCGGTGGGCAGCCTTTATCAGTACTACCCGAACCGCGATGCACTGCTCGCCGCCGTGCTTGAAAAGCATTTGCTGGAAGTGGTGGATGCCGCCGAGTCGGCCTGTATCGCGCTTCAGGGCAAGCCGGTTGGCGATATGGCTGCAGGTCTGGTCTCGGCATACCTGGCCGTCAAACTGCGCGACCCGACGGTCTCTAAAGCGCTGTATGCGATTGCAGCCGAACGAGGTGGGGCCGAGCTTGTTGCACGGATCAATACGCGCATGGTGGCGGCCTTTGCCGCCATGCTGAAGACGGCGCCTGACGCACATTTCGCAGACCCGACGCTGACCGCTTCAATCGCGTTGAGCGCCCTCGCCGGCCCGGTTCGTTCTCTGTTGGAAGGCAATGCGCCTGCCAGCTTCGAAACCGCTATCGAGCCGCAGGCCACGCTGCTGCTCAAGGCCTATCTGCAGGCGCATCGATATCCAGCGTGAACGCTGAAACGGCCAGCTGGGGCGCTAATCCACCTCGCGCGGACCGCCTGCGCCCTGCTCGCCCAGCATCAGGTCGATCCGGCTGGCCAGTGCTTCCAGGGATACGGGCTTGGTCAGCAGGTGCATGTGCGGGCCGAGGAAGTCTTCACGCTTCATGGCGCCCTCGGCGTAGCCGGTCAGGAACAGGACGGGCAGGCCGGGCTTGAGTTGCTGCACGACTTCGGCGAGCTGTCTGCCATTCATGCCCGGCAGGCCGACGTCGGTGACCAGCAGATCGAGGCTGGGCAGGTTACTCAGCTGCGCCAGTGCTTCTTCGGCTTCGCGCGCCACCACCACCCGATAGCCGAGTTCGACCAGTGCGGCCTGATTGATCAGGCGCACCGAGTCGTCGTCCTCGACCAGCAGAATGGTCTGCCCCTTGCCGGCTACCGCCATCTCACCGGGGATCTGTGCCGGCAGGCTATGGCTATCGCTCACCGGCAGGCAGATGGACACGGTGGTGCCCTTGTTCTCGACGCTGTCGATGGCGAGCCGGCCGTCACTCTGCTTGGCGAAGCCATAGACCATCGACAGCCCCAGGCCAGTGCCCTGGCCAATGGGTTTGGTGGTGAAGAAGGGTTCGAAAACCTTGTTGAGCAGGTGTTCGGGAATGCCGACACCGGTGTCGCTGACATCGATGCAGACATGCCCGGCCTCGCCAAAGCCGCCCTCCCTCGCGGGCTCCAGAGTCGCGTTGCTGGCTCGGGTTCTGATCGTCAGGGTGCCGCCCCGAGGCATGGCGTCACGGCCATTGATCACCAGGTTGAGCAGCGCGTTTTCCAGTTGATTGGTGTCGGCGCATACCCACGGATCGTTCTCGCACAGATCGAGCTGCACGCTCACCTGCTCGGTCACGGTGCGTTGCAGCAGTTCGTGAAGCAAGAGAATCAAGCCGTTGACCGACAAAGGTTTGGAATCCAGTGATTGTCGCCGCGAGAACGCCAGCAGGCGCTGGGTCAGGGAGGCGGCGCGCTGGGCCGATGAGTAGGCGGCATCCATGAAGCGCTCGACGCCATCGAGCTTGCCCTTGGCCAGGCGCAGCTTCATGAGCTCCATGGCACTCATCACACCGGTGAGCATGTTGTTGAAGTCGTGAGCGATGCCGCCGGTGAGCTGCCCGACCGCTTCCATCTTCAGGGACTGGCGTAACTGTTCTTCGGCACGGGCGCGCTCGTCGCTCTCCAGTTTCAGCTTCTCGACAGCGGCATTGAGGGCCTGGGTACGTGCCCTGACCTGAATTTCCAGCTCTTCGTTGAAGCGCCTGAGCGATTGCTGCGAGCGCTTCTCCTCGTTGATGTCGAGAATGACCGAAGCGGCACCGATCAGGTGCTGGCTTTCGTCGTAGAGCGGGATGGCGCTGACCCTCATCCAGGACTCGTCGCCATCATCGGTCTGGTAGCTGAAGTCGAGACCGGCTACCGGCTCCCCCCGCAGAGCCCGCGCCCCGGGAAACATGTTGGGCGCGAGCAGGTTGCCGTGCTCATCGTGGCCAACCCAGCGGTTCAAGCGCGTCGGGCTCCGGGAGGGAATGACGTCATCGGGTACGCAGCGCCGATAGCGCGGGTTGCTGACCAGCGATTTGCCGTCACTGTCCATGAAGCACACACCAACGGGGATGTTCTCCAGCAGCGTGTGCATGCGCGAGCGCTCTTCGGCCAATTCGGCCAGGCGGTCACGCATGTCGAACTGCCGCTCGCGGGAACGCCAGGCGGCAGCAACCGCGCTGATCAGCGACGCGGAGCTCAGTGGCCGCTCGAGTACCAGCACATGCCCTGCAGCGGCTGGCAAGCGCAGCCGGGCAGCCTCCGTGGCGCGGCCGGTGCGGCCTTTGTTGGAGGCCAGAAGAATGATCGGAATCTCCGACCAGGCTGGCTGCTCTTCCAGAGCACGCCCCAGCGGCGAGACGTCACCGACCAAGGCTTCTTCGGTGATGACCACCACCCCGGCCTGATCGCCAACTGCGCTGATCAGAGAGGTCAGACGATCATGCACGTGCACCGGATAGCCCGTACCGAACAGCTTGCTCAGGCTCAAACCATCGCCCTTGAAGGGCGCGCAGATGAGTAAATGTCGGCTCTCTGCGCTCAGGTCATCAGACACGTGGTCGTTCTTCCATCAGCGGCTGCTCGGCGCCGTGATACTCCGGCGTACCGGTCAACACCCCACGGAAGTTGGTCAGCGGCTCACCGACCCGAACGCCCTGAGAGTCGATTCTGAGCTCACGAATGGTGTCTTCATGGGCGCCGCCACGGTGCTTCATCACCGAAATGGCTTTGCGCAGGCGGCCCTTGGCTTCGAAGAAGCGGATCAGGATCACCGAGTCCGCCACATAGGAAACGTTGAGGTTGGTGGACATCGAGCCCATCAAGCCGTGCTGCGGATTGATCAGGAAGGTCACCACGCCCTGCTGGCTGAGGTAGGACATCAACTCGTGCATCTGCAGGATCAGTTGCTGCTCTTGCGGCATGGCGGCCATGTAGCCATTCAGGCTGTCCACCACCAGCAGCGAACTGCCGCGCACCTCCACTTCGGTACGTACGCGCCAGGCGAACTCACCCGGTGAAATCTCGGCGGGGTCGATCTGCTGAATGACCAACTGGCCGGTCGCCACGTAATGGCTGAGTTGCAGCCCCATGCAGTCGGCGCGCGCCAGCAGCGTGCCGATACGTTCGTCGAACTCGTAGATCGTGCAGTTCTCGCCCCGGGCACAGGCCGCGGCCAGATACACCAGTGCCAGGGTCGTCTTGCCCGAACCCGCTGGCCCCGTGACCAGGGTGCTGGTGCCACGGATCGGCCCACCGACCAGCAGGTCGTCCAGTTCCTGCACGCCACTCTTGACCGGCTCGTTGGCATAGTCGGTATTGTGCTTGGCGGCGATCAGGCGCGGATAGACTTCCAGGCCCCCCTTGCGGATGGTGAAGTCGTGAAAGCCTGCGGTGAAGTCGACACCACGCAGCTTCTGTACCTGCAGGCGACGGCGCGCAGCACCGAATTCGAGGGTCAGGCGCTCGAGGGTGACCACGCCATGGCAAAGGCTGTGCAAGTGGTTGTCGCGCTCGCCGCTGATGGTGGTCAGGTCATCGACCAACAGGACGGTGATGTCGCGGCCGGCGAAGAATTGTTTCAGCGCCAGCACCTGGCGCCGATAACGCAGCGGGTCCTGAGCGAGCAGGCGCATCTCCGAGAGGCTGTCGAACACCAGACGCTTGGGGCGCAGTTGATCCACGCGCTGCTGAATCAGCTTGATGGTGCCGCCGAGTTCGGCCTCCCAGGGGTGGAGGATCGATTGCTCGTAGTCCTCGCCCAGCACCTCTTCGGTGGAGGAGAACTCGAACAGGTCGATGCCTTCCAGCGTCCAGCCATGGGATTTGGCGACGCTATCCAGCTCTTCGCTGGTTTCCGACAGCGTGATGTACAGAACCGGCTCGCCAGCGGCGACGCCCTCCAGCAGAAACTGCAAGCCCAGCGTGGTTTTCCCGGCGCCGGGAGTGCCTTCGAGCAAATACAAACGATTGCTGGGCAAACCGCCCTTCAACACGGCATCGAAACCCGCATTCCCTGTCGATACAACCGGCCTAATCTCTACCATTTTCCACTCCAGAAGTGCCCCGCCGGATGGTTAGGGGAGTCGGCTTGTCTAAACATGGGCGTATGCGGTATGCCGGCCGGTCGATTCCAGCTCGGATACAGGTGCAGTTCGGCACGGCTTGTTCAGAACACTATGAGTCGCGAACGGCCTCCACGAAGATGTGACCGCTGCAATCTATACAAAGCCCAACAGATTTAATATGGAGACAAGACGACAGGCTGCCGCTGAAGCCTGCACGTCATTCGAAAACAAGTTTTTGCACGGAAGTATCTGAGAAGGATCAGTATACAAAGCCGATTTTCAGGCTGTAATTGCTGCCAGGATCGGCGCGAGACGAAACGACGTTCTCTGCATGGGCAGCAGCAATCATGGGTACGTGGAGACAACTCTGAAAAACCTGAGCCGTGAAGAGCTGGAAGCGGAAGTGCTACGACTGCGTGTCGCGCTTGAAGAGTCAGGCATCGATGCATCGCACTCAGGTGTGCGCCCCGCTGCGAACGATGGGAGGCTGCAACCCAGCCAGATCACCCAGGCCAGAAACGCGGCACGGCAGCGCGCGGTATTCGAGAGCGCCATCGACTTCGCCATCATCCTGATCGATACGACTGGAGTCATTACCGACTGGAACCAGGGTGCGACCCACATTATGGGGTGGGCACCGGCAGAAATATGCGGGCGCAAGGCCGAGCTTTTTTTCACCCCAGCCGATCGCGCCAGCGGCCGGGTCGACTATGAAATGCGCAGTGCATTGCAGCACGGTCGGGCTGCTGACGAGCGCTGGCACCTGCGCAAGAGCGGGCAACGCTTCTGGGCATCGGGCGAGATGATGCCGCTCTACAATGACGACAACAGTCTTCTCGGCTTCATGAAGATCCTGCGCGACCGCACCAGCGAGCATCTGGCGGGCCAGGCGATGGAGGAGACCAAGGAGCGCTATCGGTTAGCCGCCAAAGCGACCAACGACGCGGTATGGGATTGGGACCTGGCGGCCAATCAGGTGCTCTGGAACGAAGCGCTGGAGGATGCCTATGGCTACTCCCTGGCGAGCACCGAAACCAGCGGTGACTGGTGGATGGCGCGCATTCATCCGGATGACAGAACCCGTATCGATGCCTCGATCCACGCGGTCATCGATGGTGAGGCAACGGACTGGACCGACGGCTACCGTTTTCAGCGTCAGGACGGCACCTACGCCGAGGTGCTGGATCGCGGACATGTGATCCGCAATGCCGACGGGGTCGCTGTACGCATGATCGGCGCCATGCTCGACCTCACCCGAATGCGCAGCGCCGAGATCGCCTTGCGCAAGAGCGAAGAGCGCTTCCAAACCATCCTCGACACCATCGAGGCGGCTTTCGCCATCGTCGAGGTCAAGTTCGATGCTGACGATCGTCCCGTGGACTATCGCTTCATCGAGGTCAACCCGGCGTTCGAACGGCAGGCGGGCGTCGACCTGCGCGGCAAGTGGGTCACCGAGTACGCGCCGGACCTGGAGACGTTCTGGTTCGAGATGTACGGCCATGTCGCCAAGACCGGCGAACCGACCAACTTCGAGAATTACGCCAAGGCCTTCGAGCGCTGGTTCGACGTACGTGCCGTTCGGGTCGGTGAGCCCGAAGAGCGCAAGATCGGCATCTTCTTCAATGACGTGACCGAACGGCGCAACGCGCAGGAACGCCTGCGCATCAGCGAGGCGACCGCCCGCGAAAACGTCGAGCGCGTGCAACTGGCGCTCGCCGCCGGAGCGATCATCGGCACCTGGCACTGGGATCTGCAGGCCGACCGTTTCACGGTCGACGAAGCCTTCACCGTTGCCTTCGGCCTCGACCCGAGCATGGGCCGTGAAGGCCTGGACCTCGAGCAGGTGATCGCCACCGTGCATCCCGACGACCGCGACGCGATGATCGCCGCAGTCGACGAGGCGGCCCGCCGTGGGGGAGCCTATGTGCATCAATATCGGGTCAGACGCGCAGACGGCCAGTACTACTGGATCGAGGCCAATGGGCGCGTGGACCACGCGGCGGATGGCACTCCACTGAGTTTCCCCGGCGTGCTCATCGACGTGGAAGAGCGGCGCACCGTGGAGGCCGAGCGGGACCGCGCCATCACCGCCCTGCGCGTGCTCAACGACACCCTGGAACAGCGTGTGGCCGAGCGCACCAACGAACTGATGCAGGCCGAGGAAAAGCTGCGCCAGTCACAGAAAATGGAAGCCGTCGGCCAACTGACCGGTGGCCTCGCACACGACTTCAACAACCTGCTGGCGGGCATTTCCGGCTCGCTGGAACTGCTCGGCATTCGCGTTGCCCAGGGCCGCCTGAGCGACATCGACAAGTACATGGCAGCCGCTCAGGGCGCGGCGAAGCGGGCCGCCGCCCTCACCCACCGCCTGCTCGCCTTCTCCCGTCGGCAGACCCTGGACCCGCAACCCACCGATGTGAACCGGCTGATGACCGGCATGAGCGATCTGATTCAGCGCACGGTGGGCCCCAGCATCGCGGTCGAAACGGTCGGCGCGGCGGGCCTGTGGACGGCGCTGGCCGATGCCAGTCAGCTCGAGAATGCGCTGCTGAACCTGTGCATCAATGCCCGTGACGCCATGCCCGACGGCGGGCGCATCACCATCGAGACCGCCAACCGTTGGATGGATCGCGACGTCGCGCGGACCCACGACATTCCCGAGGGTCAGTACCTCTCCCTGTCGGTGACCGACACCGGCACCGGCATGTCGCCCGAGGTCATCGCCAAGGCCTTCGATCCGTTCTTCACCACCAAACCCATCGGCCAGGGCACCGGCCTCGGCCTTTCGATGATCTATGGCTTCGCCAAGCAATCCGGTGGCCAGGTGCGCATCCACTCCACCCTGGGTCAGGGGACCACCATCAGCATCTACCTGCCGCGCTATCACGGCGACGCCAGCGAAGACCGCAGCGAAGCCATCACCACCTCGGCCTCGCTGCCCGAAACGGGCGAGACGATCCTGGTGGTGGATGATGAGCCGACGGTACGCATGCTGCTGACCGACGTGCTGAGCGATCTCGGCTATGCCGTGGTCGAGGCTGCCGACAGTGTCGCGGGGCTGAAGGTGCTGCGCTCGAACGTGCAGATCGACCTGCTGATCACCGACGTGGGTCTGCCTGGCGGCATGAATGGACGACAGATGGCCGATGCCGGACGGGAAATTCGACCGAGCCTGAAAACCCTGTTCATCACCGGCTACGCAGAAAATGCCGCGATCGGCAACGGCCACCTCGGGCCGGGGATGCAGGTGCTGACCAAACCCTTCGCGGTCGACACCCTGGTGTCGCGCGTGCGCGAGCTGATGAGCGCCTGACGCCGCCTCAGCTGTCCGGGCTGATCGACAGCTCCGGCTCATGGCTGACCGGGAAGTTCATCGAGCGGGCGATGAAGCACATCTCATGTGCCTGGTGATGCAGGGCCCTGGCGCGCTCGAGATCGGAACCGGAAGCCAGCACCACCTTCGGCCTCAACACCACCGAGGTGAACTGGCCGGCGCCATCGTCCTGTTCGAGCATGGTGCCCTGGGCATTGTCCTCATAAGCGGTGACCACGATGCCGGCTCCGGCGCACAAGCCCAGGTACCAGAGCTTGTGGCAGGCGGCCAGGGACGCGACCAGCAACTCTTCCGGGTTCCAGCGCGCCGGATCCCCCCGAAAGCTCGGATCGGACGAGCCGTCGATGGGGCTCTTGCCTTGCGCCTGGATGCTGTGCGCTCGGCTGTAACCACGGTAGGTGGAGGTGCCCGTGCCCTGATTACCCGTCCAGGCAACCAGAACGTCGTAGGTGTGCAGCTTGTCTGCCATTCGATCTCTCCCGGAACGCCTGCGTGGTGGTCACGATGGCGGACAGTTTCGGTCCCGACGCCCTCAAGCGCAAGCGCGCGCAAGCCTGTTCGCCGCCACCGGACGCACCAGGCTGAGCAGCCCCAGCAGCGCCAATCCCGCGCCGACCCACAGCGGAGCGCGCAAGCCATAACCGGCTTCGATCGCCGCACCTCCGGCCCAGCTTCCAAGAGCCAGCCCGGCGGTGATCACCGAGGTGTGCAGGGTGTTGACCAGCGCCCCGGACTCGGCGGCCTTCATTACCCGCGCGACCATTGCCGGGTTGAGCGCCACGCCGGTCATGCCAATGGCGATGAAACAACCCAGATTCAGCCAGACCTGATCGCCGGCCAGGGCGAAACCGCTCAGGGCAAGCACCAGCAAGGCCAGGCCCCAGCCCAGGGCGCTGAAGGTGTGGCGGTCGGCAAAACGGCCGACGATCATGTTGCCCAGCAGGTTGGCCACGCCGTAAAGCGCCAGCAGCGGAGCCACGTGTGCAGGCTCGATACCGACCTCGTGGATCAGGATGGGCGCGCAATAGCTGAATGCGGCGAAGGTGGCACCAATGATCAACCCACTGGTGAGGTAGGCGCCCCACAGGCTGCGGTTGTTCAGCGAGGCCAACTGCCGGTTCAGACCCGCCTCGCCACCCGGCGAGCTGGACGGCAGACGCATGGCCGCCAGGGCGGTACAGATCAAGGCCAGCGCCACCACCACCCAGGAGCTGGCACGCCAGCCGTAGTGCTGCTCGACCCAGGCGGT encodes:
- a CDS encoding TerC family protein, which produces MSTLEPFLMAEFLGTATWLWLIFITIVISLLVFDLGVLHREHREIGVKESLLLSGGYITAGLLFGLWVWHMKGAASGMDFYTGFLIEKSLSMDNVFLMAMIFSFLAIPRKYQHEVLFWGILGVIVLRAIMIGLGAALIAEFSWILYVFGAFLLLTGVKMLFSKVDDHPDLAENSMVKFLRKHMRVTDRLHEGRFFVRQPDEKGRMVRWATPLFLALVLIECADLVFAIDSVPAIFAITQDPFIVYTSNIFAILGLRALYFALAAMIHRFAYLKYALALVLVFIGAKIFLVGIIGKTPPVISLSVTLGLLIGGVLLSLWKTRNDPPAVEAETPRQ
- a CDS encoding aldo/keto reductase family oxidoreductase yields the protein MSSADNSGTFILGDREVNRVGYGAMQLAGPGVFGPPKDRVAALAVLRKAVAAGVNHIDTSDYYGPHVTNQIIREALHPYRDELTIVTKIGARRDGQGAWLPAVSKAELTQAVHDNLRNLGVDVLDVVNFRAMHGPMGPAEGCIAEPLEAIAELQQQGLLRHVGISNVTPTQLAQARSIVSVVCVQNHYNIAHQHDNAMIDELARDGIAYVPFFPLGGFSPVQSSTLSSVAQRLGVTPMQLALAWLRRRSANILLIPGTSSLTHLRENLAVGGLQLSDETLAELNAIAD
- a CDS encoding TetR/AcrR family transcriptional regulator; this translates as MSNPTASLKPRKSAVQARSAATVAALHTATLQVLTQQGLIRCTTTRVAERAGMSVGSLYQYYPNRDALLAAVLEKHLLEVVDAAESACIALQGKPVGDMAAGLVSAYLAVKLRDPTVSKALYAIAAERGGAELVARINTRMVAAFAAMLKTAPDAHFADPTLTASIALSALAGPVRSLLEGNAPASFETAIEPQATLLLKAYLQAHRYPA
- a CDS encoding ATP-binding protein; the encoded protein is MSDDLSAESRHLLICAPFKGDGLSLSKLFGTGYPVHVHDRLTSLISAVGDQAGVVVITEEALVGDVSPLGRALEEQPAWSEIPIILLASNKGRTGRATEAARLRLPAAAGHVLVLERPLSSASLISAVAAAWRSRERQFDMRDRLAELAEERSRMHTLLENIPVGVCFMDSDGKSLVSNPRYRRCVPDDVIPSRSPTRLNRWVGHDEHGNLLAPNMFPGARALRGEPVAGLDFSYQTDDGDESWMRVSAIPLYDESQHLIGAASVILDINEEKRSQQSLRRFNEELEIQVRARTQALNAAVEKLKLESDERARAEEQLRQSLKMEAVGQLTGGIAHDFNNMLTGVMSAMELMKLRLAKGKLDGVERFMDAAYSSAQRAASLTQRLLAFSRRQSLDSKPLSVNGLILLLHELLQRTVTEQVSVQLDLCENDPWVCADTNQLENALLNLVINGRDAMPRGGTLTIRTRASNATLEPAREGGFGEAGHVCIDVSDTGVGIPEHLLNKVFEPFFTTKPIGQGTGLGLSMVYGFAKQSDGRLAIDSVENKGTTVSICLPVSDSHSLPAQIPGEMAVAGKGQTILLVEDDDSVRLINQAALVELGYRVVVAREAEEALAQLSNLPSLDLLVTDVGLPGMNGRQLAEVVQQLKPGLPVLFLTGYAEGAMKREDFLGPHMHLLTKPVSLEALASRIDLMLGEQGAGGPREVD
- a CDS encoding ATPase domain-containing protein → MVEIRPVVSTGNAGFDAVLKGGLPSNRLYLLEGTPGAGKTTLGLQFLLEGVAAGEPVLYITLSETSEELDSVAKSHGWTLEGIDLFEFSSTEEVLGEDYEQSILHPWEAELGGTIKLIQQRVDQLRPKRLVFDSLSEMRLLAQDPLRYRRQVLALKQFFAGRDITVLLVDDLTTISGERDNHLHSLCHGVVTLERLTLEFGAARRRLQVQKLRGVDFTAGFHDFTIRKGGLEVYPRLIAAKHNTDYANEPVKSGVQELDDLLVGGPIRGTSTLVTGPAGSGKTTLALVYLAAACARGENCTIYEFDERIGTLLARADCMGLQLSHYVATGQLVIQQIDPAEISPGEFAWRVRTEVEVRGSSLLVVDSLNGYMAAMPQEQQLILQMHELMSYLSQQGVVTFLINPQHGLMGSMSTNLNVSYVADSVILIRFFEAKGRLRKAISVMKHRGGAHEDTIRELRIDSQGVRVGEPLTNFRGVLTGTPEYHGAEQPLMEERPRV
- a CDS encoding PAS domain-containing hybrid sensor histidine kinase/response regulator, with the protein product MGSSNHGYVETTLKNLSREELEAEVLRLRVALEESGIDASHSGVRPAANDGRLQPSQITQARNAARQRAVFESAIDFAIILIDTTGVITDWNQGATHIMGWAPAEICGRKAELFFTPADRASGRVDYEMRSALQHGRAADERWHLRKSGQRFWASGEMMPLYNDDNSLLGFMKILRDRTSEHLAGQAMEETKERYRLAAKATNDAVWDWDLAANQVLWNEALEDAYGYSLASTETSGDWWMARIHPDDRTRIDASIHAVIDGEATDWTDGYRFQRQDGTYAEVLDRGHVIRNADGVAVRMIGAMLDLTRMRSAEIALRKSEERFQTILDTIEAAFAIVEVKFDADDRPVDYRFIEVNPAFERQAGVDLRGKWVTEYAPDLETFWFEMYGHVAKTGEPTNFENYAKAFERWFDVRAVRVGEPEERKIGIFFNDVTERRNAQERLRISEATARENVERVQLALAAGAIIGTWHWDLQADRFTVDEAFTVAFGLDPSMGREGLDLEQVIATVHPDDRDAMIAAVDEAARRGGAYVHQYRVRRADGQYYWIEANGRVDHAADGTPLSFPGVLIDVEERRTVEAERDRAITALRVLNDTLEQRVAERTNELMQAEEKLRQSQKMEAVGQLTGGLAHDFNNLLAGISGSLELLGIRVAQGRLSDIDKYMAAAQGAAKRAAALTHRLLAFSRRQTLDPQPTDVNRLMTGMSDLIQRTVGPSIAVETVGAAGLWTALADASQLENALLNLCINARDAMPDGGRITIETANRWMDRDVARTHDIPEGQYLSLSVTDTGTGMSPEVIAKAFDPFFTTKPIGQGTGLGLSMIYGFAKQSGGQVRIHSTLGQGTTISIYLPRYHGDASEDRSEAITTSASLPETGETILVVDDEPTVRMLLTDVLSDLGYAVVEAADSVAGLKVLRSNVQIDLLITDVGLPGGMNGRQMADAGREIRPSLKTLFITGYAENAAIGNGHLGPGMQVLTKPFAVDTLVSRVRELMSA
- a CDS encoding OsmC family protein, with amino-acid sequence MADKLHTYDVLVAWTGNQGTGTSTYRGYSRAHSIQAQGKSPIDGSSDPSFRGDPARWNPEELLVASLAACHKLWYLGLCAGAGIVVTAYEDNAQGTMLEQDDGAGQFTSVVLRPKVVLASGSDLERARALHHQAHEMCFIARSMNFPVSHEPELSISPDS
- a CDS encoding MFS transporter; the protein is MTSRSRLPATVYLLGATIFSLVTAEFMVAGMMPALAEAFSVSLAQVGNLIALYALGMALGGPPVTLLLLSRGISNKHALIGLLTVYVAAGALAAAAPSYPVLALARIIMGVASAACIGLCMTVCAAMVEQAARGRAISVVLAGLMLSPVAGVPLTAWVEQHYGWRASSWVVVALALICTALAAMRLPSSSPGGEAGLNRQLASLNNRSLWGAYLTSGLIIGATFAAFSYCAPILIHEVGIEPAHVAPLLALYGVANLLGNMIVGRFADRHTFSALGWGLALLVLALSGFALAGDQVWLNLGCFIAIGMTGVALNPAMVARVMKAAESGALVNTLHTSVITAGLALGSWAGGAAIEAGYGLRAPLWVGAGLALLGLLSLVRPVAANRLARACA